The Candidatus Cloacimonadota bacterium DNA window CTTTTTCCGATACCTCGTCCAGGGCGGCTCGCATGATGCGAAAGTTTTCCTGGGTGGCATAAGTTCCCCCGAAGCCAACCGTTGTAGCGCCGAAAGGCACGTAGTCCAGCAGCGATTGAGCGGTGGAACGGATCACGGCAATGATGTCAGCGCCTTCGGATGCAGCGGCTTTGGCCTGCACCGCGTCCTCGTAAATGTTGCCCGTTGCCACGATAACATAGATGGCCGGAACCCTGCGGGGGCCGTATTTGGCAAACATTTGCTCCCGGGTGGCACGCTGTTTGGCAATGTGGCTAAGCATTTCGTCTGCAAGGTTATTAAGCAAGCTGAAGATTTCATCCGGAGCGGCCTGGGGCTGTTTCGCAAGGTCGATTTCTCCCCTGCCGACGGCATCCGCGACCGATTGGGCGCTTAACTTGCGGCCCAGCATGGCGTTGGCCACCGGGATGGCGGCTCCCTTATCCAGGGCCTGTCCAGCCCGCAGATGGTCCACAACCACGTTGGGAAGCGGGTTTCCATCTTCCAGGGCACCGTCGATGCCCACCAGGCGCAGCACCGTGCGTTCAATCGCCAGTGAGGTATAGCCGTCAAACAGCCAGCCAAAGGAACCGGCGATGCTGGCGGCAGCCGATCGGGCGCGTTGCTTGACGGAATCGTCGAGAGTGAGTTTTAGCATGTAACTCTCCAAAGCTTTGTTGTTTATATTTTTTCACGTTTTTTTAGGCCCTGCTTATCCGTCAAGGGAAAAGGCGGAAATCCTTTTCCAAGCGAACAAACCCAAGTTCCGGTAAAACCCAAACGAAGCCTGAACAGGATGCAGAGTCGGTTGTTTTTCCGGCGAAATAGTGTATTCTATCCATAAAACAAAGGATACATTATGAATTACATCCTCCCATTTTTGCTGGCTCTCGCGATTTTGAGCATCAGCCTAGGCTGCCAGGCGCAAATCCCCGCAAATCCTGTGCAAGCGGTTGACAGCGTGGAACTTGACCGCTACCTGGGCGTTTGGTACCAGCAGTCATTTATCCCTTTCCGCTGGCAAAAAGCCGATTGCGGAGAACTGGTGACCGCGGAATATTCCCTGAACCCCCAGGGCAAGATAAACGTTGTGAACACCTGCTACGCCGACAGGGACGGCAGGGAAATCAAGTCCCAGCGCAAAGCCACAGCCTGGCCTGCGGACGCGACCAACGCCAAGCTTAAAGTCCAGTTTTTCTGGCCCATCAAGGCGGATTACTGGATCGTAAAGCTCGATCAGGCCAGATACAGCTACACCGTGGTCAGTGAACCCACCCGCGAATACCTGTGGATCCTTACCCGCGACAAAGCCATCGACAAGGCTCTTTACGACGAAATCGTGAACTGGCTGAAAGACAATGGCTGGGATACCGGCAAGCTTGTCTTCACCGGAAGCTTCAAGTAAGTTTTCCCGATACTAACGAGCGGCGCGCACCTCGTGGTACGCGCCGCCTATTTGGTTGGACATTTGCTTAATCGATAACGATTTCTTTCTGCGGTGAGGGTTCTTTCTTGGGAATGATCAGCTTCAGTACGCCATCTTCCATCTTGGCTGAGATTTTTGCCAGATCGGAATTCTCGGGTAGCAGCAAGTTGCGCCGATAGCTGCCGCTGTAGCGTTCGCAGCGGTACACGGTGCCTTTGTTTTCCTCTTTGCTCTGCTCGCATTTGGCCTCGATCATCAACTGGTTGTCGTGCACCGAGATCTTCACGTTTTCTTTTTTGAAGCCGGGCAGATTGGCCAGAAGCTCAAATTCCTTTTCGTGCTCCACGATATCCATCGCCATGGAGCGGAAATTGTCCTCGCTGCTCTCCTCTTCGAAAGCGCGATTGAAGAAATCGTCGAATATACTGAGCATGGTGCCCATGGGTCTAAGTTCTTGTCCTTTGCGATAAGGTGTGATCTTCATTTCAAACCTCCTTTAATGAATCTCTACAGTCAATATAATCACATAACCCAAAAAGGCAAGAAAAAATTAGCAGTCCCGAGGTGGA harbors:
- a CDS encoding Hsp20/alpha crystallin family protein encodes the protein MKITPYRKGQELRPMGTMLSIFDDFFNRAFEEESSEDNFRSMAMDIVEHEKEFELLANLPGFKKENVKISVHDNQLMIEAKCEQSKEENKGTVYRCERYSGSYRRNLLLPENSDLAKISAKMEDGVLKLIIPKKEPSPQKEIVID